Proteins from a genomic interval of Rhinoraja longicauda isolate Sanriku21f chromosome 16, sRhiLon1.1, whole genome shotgun sequence:
- the glrx3 gene encoding glutaredoxin 3 yields MATAVETAKQFEETLQKAKRSLVVVHFWAPWAGQCTQMNDVMTELAKEYAHVIFVKLEAESVPEISEKYEICSVPTFLFFKNCQKIDRLDGAHAPALTKKVQQHSETAKQDLNDQLRKLINSAPCMLFMKGTSQEPRCGFSKKIVEILNEHNIRFSTFDILSDDDVRQGLKVYSNWPTYPQLYANGELVGGFDIVKEQAESGELDKICPKEMGLEQRLKTLINKAKVVLFMKGNKALAKCGFSCTIIEILNETGVDYETFNILEDEEVRQGLKTFSNWPTYPQLYVNGNLIGGLDIVKELKNTGELLPILKEENAG; encoded by the exons ATCGCTGGTAGTTGTCCACTTCTGGGCACCATGGGCTGGGCAGTGTACGCAAATGAATGACGTTATGACTGAATTGGCCAAAGAATATGCACATGTTATCTTTGTAAAG cttGAAGCTGAATCTGTTCCAGAGATATCTGAAAAATATGAGATTTGTTCTGTGCCAACTTTCCTGTTTTTTAAG AACTGTCAGAAAATTGACCGACTAGATGGTGCTCACGCTCCTGCTTTAACTAAAAAAGTTCAACAGCACAGTGAGACTGCCAAACAAGATCTGAATGATCAATTGCGAAAACTTATAAATTCAGCGCCCTGTATGCTATTTATGAAGGGTACATCCCAAGAACCTCGTTGTG GCTTCAGCAAGAAAATTGTGGAAATCCTCAATGAACATAATATTCGCTTTAGCACCTTTGATATTCTTTCCGATGATGATGTGCGTCAGGGGCTGAAGGTTTACTCAAACTGGCCCACATATCCCCAACTCTATGCGAATGGCGAACTGGTGGGAGGATTTGACATAGTAAAG GAGCAAGCTGAATCGGGAGAACTAGACAAAATTTGCCCAAAGGAAATGGGACTGGAACAGAG GTTGAAAACACTGATAAATAAAGCAAAGGTGGTTCTGTTTATGAAGGGGAACAAAGCG ttggcAAAGTGTGGATTCAGTTGTACCATCATCGAAATACTAAACGAAACTGG tgttGACTATGAAACCTTTAACATTCTGGAAGATGAAGAA GTGAGGCAAGGATTAAAGACTTTTTCCAACTGGCCAACATATCCACAACTTTATGTGAATGGTAACCTTATTGGTGGGCTCGATATTGTAAAG GAATTGAAAAATACCGGAGAGCTTCTTCCAATATTAAAGGAAGAAAATGCTGGTTAG